The Inmirania thermothiophila nucleotide sequence ACTGAGGCCCTACCACCAGAGGCCGCCGATGCGCCAGCGCGGCGGCCGCACCGCCACCGCCGGCAGGCGCAGCACCGGCCTCGTCCCGGGGTCGAGACCCCAGTCCACGGGCCGGGCGGCCACCGAGAGGATGCGCCGGATGCGCTCCTCGGTGGGCGGGTGGGTGCGCAGCAGCGACGGATCGGGCAGCCCCCGGCCCGGCAGGAAGAGCCGCTCCATCCAGCCGCGCTGGTAGCGCTCGAGCTTGGCCAGCGCCGAGGCCAGCCCCTGGGGGTCGCCGGTCAGGCGCACCGCGCCGAGGTCGGCCTCGTATTCGCGCGTGCGCGACAGCGCAAGCTGGAGCAGGGCCGAGACCGTGGGCGCAAGCACCAGCAGGAGCAGCGCCGCCCAGGGCAGGCCGCCGCCGGTGAGCAGCCACACCGGCAGGTTGAGCAGGACCAGGAGCTGGCCGAGGAAGGACAGGCTCGAGGTCAGGCGGCTGACGACGTCGGCGAGGCCCATGATCCAGAGGTCGTTGTGACGGATGTGGCTGACCTCGTGGGCGAGCACCCCGGCCACCTCGCGCAGGGTCAGCCGCGCGAGCAGCCCGTCGGTGACCGCCACCGCCGCCTGCTCCGGCCGCCCCACGGCGAAGGCGTTCATCACCGGGCTCGGCACCCAGTGCAGGGTCGGCACCGCGGGCAGCCCCGCCCGCGCCGCAAGGATCTCCAGGATACGGTACAGGGCCGGGGCCTCGGCCGGCGAGAGCGGCCGCGCGCCGTAGAGCCGCAGCACCAGGAGCGGGCTCACCTGGCCGCCGAGGAGCAGCACCGCGAGCACCGACAGGGCCGTCCACACCACCCCCTCGCGGCCGCCGAGGACCCAGCCCAGGGCGGCCGCAAGGAGCGCCATGCCGCCGAGCAGGAGCGCGGAGTGGACGAGGTTGCGCAGGCGGTGCAGGCGCAGGCGCTGGGGATCCAGCATGGCGGTACCGGGCGGGATGGGCCGGCCCTCCACTTTGGGCGCGCGCCGGCGCCCTTTCAAGTACCCTGTGGGCGGACGGTGACAACGCGCCGGAGCGGAACCATGGACCCGAAGTTCTGGATCGCGCGCTGGGAGCAGGGCCAGACCGGCTGGCACCTGCCGGAGGTGAACCCGCAGCTTCGCCGCTGGTGGGCCCGGCTCGGGCTCGCCGCGCCGGGCCGCGTCTTCGTGCCCCTGTGCGGGGCGAGCCTGGATCTCGGCTGGCTCGCCGGGCGCGGCCACGAGGTGGTGGGCTGCGAGCTCGCGCCGACCGCGGTCGCGCGCTGCTTCGCCGAGGCCGGCCTCGAGCCGGCGGTGGCCGCGGCGGGGGCGCTGCGGCGCTGGCGGGCCGGGCGCCTGGAGATCCTCGAGGGCGACTTCTTCCGCCTCGACCCCGAGACCCTCGGCGCGGTGGAGGCGGTCTACGACCGCGCCGCCCTGGTGGCCTTCCCGCCGGCGATGCGGGCGCACTACGTGGCGCACCTGCGCCGCCTGGCGCCGCGCGCGCCGCAGCTGCTGGTCACCCTGGACTACCCGCAGGAGGAGATGGAGGGCCCGCCCTTCGCCGTGCCCGAGGCGGAGGTGCGCGCCCGCTACGCCGGCTGCACGGTGGAGCGGCTCGCCGACGAGGACGTCCTCGAGGCGCAGCCGCGCTTCCGCGCCCGGGGCCTGACGCGGCTGCGCGAGCAGGCCTTCCTGATCCGCCCGTGAGGGCCTGATCCGCCCGTGAGGGCGCGGCGGCGCCGCCGGCCCCGCGGGGCCGGCGGCCGCCCCCTCAGTTGACCCTGGGGTCGAGCTCGCCGCTGGCGTAGCGGGCGGTCATCTCCTCCAGGGACAGGGGCCGGATCTTGGAGGCCATGCCCGCGGTGCCGAAGGCCTCGTAGCGGGCCTTGCAGATCTCCTTCATGGCCTGGGTGGAGGCCTTGAGGAACTTGCGCGGGTCGAACTCCTTGGGGTTCTCGGCGAGGAACTTGCGGATCGCCCCGGTGCTGGCGAGGCGCAGGTCGGTGTCGATGTTGACCTTGCGCACACCGTGCCGGATCCCCTCCTGGATCTCCTCCACCGGGACGCCGTAGGTCTGCCCGAGGTCGCCGCCGTAGCTGTTGATGATCTCGAGCCACTCCTGGGGCACCGAGGAGGAGCCGTGCATCACCAGGTGGGTGTTGGGGATGCGGGCGTGGATCTCCTTGATCCGCTCGATGGCGAGGATGTCGCCCGTCGGCGGGCGGGAGAACTTGTAGGCGCCGTGGCTGGTGCCGATGGCGATGGCCAGCGCGTCGACCCCGGTGGCCCTGACGAACTCGGCGGCCTGGTCGGGGTCGGTCAGCAGCTGCTCCCGGGAGAGCACCCCCTCGGCGCCGACGCCGTCCTCCTCGCCCGCGGTGCCGGTCTCGAGCGAGCCCAGGCAGCCGAGCTCGCCCTCGACGGAGACGCCGCAGGCGTGGGCCATCTCCACCACCTTGCGCGTGACCTCCACGTTGTACTCGTAGCTCGCCGGCGTCTTGCCGTCCTCGAGCAGCGAGCCGTCCATCATCACCGAGGTGAAG carries:
- a CDS encoding thiopurine S-methyltransferase, with amino-acid sequence MDPKFWIARWEQGQTGWHLPEVNPQLRRWWARLGLAAPGRVFVPLCGASLDLGWLAGRGHEVVGCELAPTAVARCFAEAGLEPAVAAAGALRRWRAGRLEILEGDFFRLDPETLGAVEAVYDRAALVAFPPAMRAHYVAHLRRLAPRAPQLLVTLDYPQEEMEGPPFAVPEAEVRARYAGCTVERLADEDVLEAQPRFRARGLTRLREQAFLIRP
- the fba gene encoding class II fructose-bisphosphate aldolase (catalyzes the reversible aldol condensation of dihydroxyacetonephosphate and glyceraldehyde 3-phosphate in the Calvin cycle, glycolysis, and/or gluconeogenesis), with the protein product MAFITLRQLLDHAAEHGYGVPAFNVNNMEQLHAIMQAADETDSPVIVQASAGARKYAGAPFLKKLMEAAVEQWPHIPVCVHQDHGASPAVCVRSIQLGFTSVMMDGSLLEDGKTPASYEYNVEVTRKVVEMAHACGVSVEGELGCLGSLETGTAGEEDGVGAEGVLSREQLLTDPDQAAEFVRATGVDALAIAIGTSHGAYKFSRPPTGDILAIERIKEIHARIPNTHLVMHGSSSVPQEWLEIINSYGGDLGQTYGVPVEEIQEGIRHGVRKVNIDTDLRLASTGAIRKFLAENPKEFDPRKFLKASTQAMKEICKARYEAFGTAGMASKIRPLSLEEMTARYASGELDPRVN
- a CDS encoding zinc metalloprotease HtpX: MLDPQRLRLHRLRNLVHSALLLGGMALLAAALGWVLGGREGVVWTALSVLAVLLLGGQVSPLLVLRLYGARPLSPAEAPALYRILEILAARAGLPAVPTLHWVPSPVMNAFAVGRPEQAAVAVTDGLLARLTLREVAGVLAHEVSHIRHNDLWIMGLADVVSRLTSSLSFLGQLLVLLNLPVWLLTGGGLPWAALLLLVLAPTVSALLQLALSRTREYEADLGAVRLTGDPQGLASALAKLERYQRGWMERLFLPGRGLPDPSLLRTHPPTEERIRRILSVAARPVDWGLDPGTRPVLRLPAVAVRPPRWRIGGLWW